CAGCCGCACGCTTCAATGGGGCCGCTTTTTTTCAAAGCGGAAAAGTTGTGTGGTGGGGCGACCGCCGCGAAGTTAGGCGGCTTCAATGGGGCCGCTTTTTTTCAAAGCGGAAAAGGGCTCTCACAGCGAAAACAGAAGCTCAGCTACGCCGCTTCAATGGGGCCGCTTTTTTTCAAAGCGGAAAAGGGGCGCTGCTCGCGAGTTTGCCGCCACTTAGACTGGCTTCAATGGGGCCGCTTTTTTTCAAAGCGGAAAAGTTGGGTCTTGGCTCACGGGAATACGCGCCTAAAGGGCTTCAATGGGGCCGCTTTTTTTCAAAGCGGAAAAGGCCGCCCGTGTAAACCCTGTGCTGTCAAAGAGCTACAGACCGTTTTGCGAGCGGTGGCGATTTTGTAGCCCCGCGCGCGCCGCGTCGTCAAGTCCATTTTTGCAAACTGTTGATCCATAAGGTTCTAAGCTCTGCGAGCGGTTCCCGACACAAGCCTCGCCACCTCGCCGCTCGCACCCCACGCTCGCCACACTACACAATAACGGCAATGCGCTCGCTCGGATTCGGCTCCAACGGCTTGCCCAGCGCCTCAATACACGCCTTGCCACGCCCATCTACCGGCCCAACATCCACCAGCATCACCCGATCCTCACGCTGATTCATCACCTCCGTCAGCGCCATCAAAAGCAATACACGCTCCGTCGGCGATAAGTCACAGCGAAAGACCGAATACTGTACCGCATCGCCAAAGCCGCGCATCACTCGATAAACCTGCCGCCATCGTTTTTGGTCGGCGATATCATAGCAGACGATGTAACGATTGCGCATCAGCCCCTCTCTTTCCCGCCTTTATCAGCGCGTTACAAATGGGATATAGCGCGGGATTTCACCCATGATCGCGCGCGCCAAAAGTCGAGCCTGAATTTCAAACACCCGACGATAACTAACCTGATAGCCAAAGACCGGATGCGTCACCAACTGATCAAGACGGCGCTCAAAAGCCTCGATAAACGTTTTGCGTCCATTCGGTTTCAGTGCAAAAGCCCCACCACGCTCAATAAAATCTGAAGGGCTAATCTCACCGTTGTTAATGACCGTAATCACAACCGAGTCCGCCACCAACGGGCGAAACTCCTCCATCAAATCAAGCGCCAAAGCCGGACGCCCATAGCGCGGCTGATGGTAAAATCCCAGATAAGGATCAAAACCAACGCCAAGCATCGCCACCAGCATTTCCTTAACCAACAAACTGTATGCAAACGAAAGCAAAGCATTGACCGGGTCCTTCGGCGGACGACGATTGCGCCCCGTAAAATCAAACGGCGGGGTGTCCTCCGGCGGCAGCTTGAACATGGTCGGAAAATGCTCGAAGTAAGTCCGCGCCGCACTCCCCTCAACCCCTAAAAGCGACGCGAGCGCATCCGAACGTTCAGCCGCCGCGCGCAACGCCGCTAACTGCGCCAATACTTCCGACGAAAGCCCACGCCCGTTACGCCGCAGCAACAAACGGCTGTTGCGAATCTTGCCGCCGACAAAATCCTTCGCCAACCGCAGGCATACCGCCGGGTCAGCCGCCGCCTGAAACTGTCGGCGGCGCAACTCAATGTTTTTGTGCGGCGGCGGCGCGGTGACCGCCTGCAACCATCCCCCGTAGCTCAAGTGCAATACCGGAATCTCACGGCTCGCCAACTCGCGCAGCGCCTGCGCCGAAATCTGGACGTTCCCAAACAAATTCACCTGATTGACTTCCAGCAGCCGTACGGCGTCCACCGTTTGCCCCTTGTCGCGGATTTCCAGTACATCACCCTTGAGACCCAGCGTATAACCCTGCCCCTGAACGTAAACCGCCTTGTTGTCGTCACGCGCAGGCATCAACCGCCGAACCTCGCGCAGCGAAGGCGCCGGCAACGCCTCCAGCGGCGGCGCAAGTTCCGGCGACGCTTCGGCGACAGGGGCTTGCCCACTCGCTTCCGCCTTCCGCAAATGGTTGATTTCATCCGGCAAACAAACGCCGACCAGCGAACAACGCGGACACTTGTTGGAGTGAACCAGCGGGGGCGGCGCGACGCCCGACGCCGCCAACGCCCGCGCATCCGCCAACAGTCGCCGCGTCCGCGCCTCCAACTCCGGCGTAAACTCAACCCGGACGCGCGTTTTGTCCGCCGCGTAGTAAATCACGCCGTAACTCGAAGCGTAGCCGTTGGCGCGCAGCAAAAGCCCCTGCAAACACACCTGAATGCGCTCCGGCTCCCATGCGCCTTCCGGCAAGTCCGGGGCCGCGCCCCGTTTG
The Chloracidobacterium sp. DNA segment above includes these coding regions:
- the cas2 gene encoding CRISPR-associated endonuclease Cas2, whose amino-acid sequence is MRNRYIVCYDIADQKRWRQVYRVMRGFGDAVQYSVFRCDLSPTERVLLLMALTEVMNQREDRVMLVDVGPVDGRGKACIEALGKPLEPNPSERIAVIV
- the cas1 gene encoding CRISPR-associated endonuclease Cas1; its protein translation is MPNAVTSSPELLPARMLNEYVYCPRLFYLEYVQREWAENLDVVEGRYVHRRVDDAGGRVPAAEAVTSETAIHARSVEVGSEELGALAVIDVLESDDGQLVPVDYKRGAAPDLPEGAWEPERIQVCLQGLLLRANGYASSYGVIYYAADKTRVRVEFTPELEARTRRLLADARALAASGVAPPPLVHSNKCPRCSLVGVCLPDEINHLRKAEASGQAPVAEASPELAPPLEALPAPSLREVRRLMPARDDNKAVYVQGQGYTLGLKGDVLEIRDKGQTVDAVRLLEVNQVNLFGNVQISAQALRELASREIPVLHLSYGGWLQAVTAPPPHKNIELRRRQFQAAADPAVCLRLAKDFVGGKIRNSRLLLRRNGRGLSSEVLAQLAALRAAAERSDALASLLGVEGSAARTYFEHFPTMFKLPPEDTPPFDFTGRNRRPPKDPVNALLSFAYSLLVKEMLVAMLGVGFDPYLGFYHQPRYGRPALALDLMEEFRPLVADSVVITVINNGEISPSDFIERGGAFALKPNGRKTFIEAFERRLDQLVTHPVFGYQVSYRRVFEIQARLLARAIMGEIPRYIPFVTR